Proteins encoded in a region of the Anopheles ziemanni chromosome 2, idAnoZiCoDA_A2_x.2, whole genome shotgun sequence genome:
- the LOC131294347 gene encoding antigen 5 like allergen Cul n 1-like, whose protein sequence is MAGKLLFACFFIGGVVPPYCEVSYCPSDKTNVGCLPPPQAGGPACGASPSVIPMTATLQTLILDLHNSYRSTLATGGLAPFSPARRMPTLQWDDELASQAGHLTRSCVIAADKCLNTEQFQNTGQNIRYTTTATTSDANTLIQQFVDEWWNENRFTNAAQIDSFPSDPQVPPIREFALMANDRTWKVGCAMQFWNEEHTIPTYYFVCNYSSNIIDGEAVYVTGTVASGCTTNQNPQHPGLCSLDEPF, encoded by the exons GGAAAGCTGCTGTTCG CATGTTTCTTTATTGGTGGCGTAGTGCCTCCCTACTGTGAAGTGTCCTACTGCCCCTCGGACAAAACGAACGTCGGATGTCTGCCTCCTCCACAGGCTGGAGGTCCGGCTTGTGGGGCATCACCCTCAGTGATACCAATGACTGCGACCTTGCAGACTCTAATTCTGGACCTACACAACAGCTACCGTTCGACGCTGGCTACTGGGGGCTTAGCCCCATTCTCTCCGGCGAGGCGCATGCCCACACTCCAGTGGGACGATGAGTTGGCTTCCCAGGCGGGACACCTCACCCGCTCCTGTGTCATCGCGGCGGATAAGTGCCTCAATACGGAACAGTTTCAGAATACGGGGCAGAATATTAGGTatacaacaacagcaacaacatctGACGCAAATACCTTGATCCAGCAATTCGTGGACGAATGGTGGAATGAGAACCGGTTCACCAACGCGGCTCAAATTGATAGCTTTCCCAGCGATCCTCAAGT GCCACCGATTCGGGAGTTCGCGCTGATGGCCAACGATCGCACCTGGAAGGTGGGATGTGCCATGCAGTTTTGGAACGAGGAACACACTATACCCACGTACTATTTCGTGTGCAACTACTCGTCCAACATCATCGATGGGGAGGCTGTCTACGTAACAGGTACAGTAGCTTCAGGCTGTACGACCAACCAGAATCCCCAACACCCAGGACTTTGCTCGCTCGACGAACCATTCTAA
- the LOC131294348 gene encoding venom allergen 3 homolog, with protein sequence METMFNCLVGVLLLGSAIGLGVDDYCLAKYCLPEQQNVGCNPPPTRGGPACAGKSAQSINVEPIGRFIIPDLHNRLRSKLATGKLEGFDSAVRMPALVWDDELARQAGHNARSCVYAHDACRNTKRFRFVGQNLAFANTSDGSNSSVDKLIQKWSSEYNVTTQAQLDRFPEKTTALPISHFAQMISDRAWKIGCAVQTWNESDVTNVYFVCNYSFANFEGQPVYRRGLQASQCRTGENDFYPGLCSFKEHIISTPNAITN encoded by the exons atggaaacaatGTTCAATTGCCTTG TTGGAGTGCTGTTACTCGGCAGTGCCATCGGTCTAGGTGTAGATGACTACTGTCTGGCCAAGTACTGCTTACCGGAACAGCAAAATGTAGGCTGTAATCCACCACCAACCCGTGGAGGACCCGCTTGTGCGGGGAAATCAGCTCAAAGCATCAACGTGGAGCCAATCGGAAGATTTATTATTCCGGACCTACATAACCGGCTTCGTTCAAAGCTCGCAACAGGGAAGCTAGAGGGGTTTGATTCCGCTGTACGAATGCCGGCGCTCGTCTGGGATGATGAGCTTGCCCGCCAAGCTGGCCACAACGCACGTTCCTGTGTTTACGCTCATGACGCATGCCGCAATacgaaacgtttccgctttgTTGGGCAAAATCTGGCATTCGCTAACACATCCGACGGCTCTAACTCATCCGTTGACAAACTGATTCAGAAATGGTCGAGTGAGTACAATGTTACCACGCAGGCTCAGTTGGATCGGTTTCCAGAGAAGACGACAGC CCTTCCGATCAGTCACTTTGCGCAAATGATCAGTGATCGTGCTTGGAAAATAGGATGTGCAGTACAGACGTGGAACGAATCGGATGTGACTAACGTCTACTTTGTGTGCAACTATTCTTTTGCCAACTTTGAAGGTCAACCCGTCTACCGGCGAGGTCTCCAAGCTTCCCAATGCCGCACCGGAGAGAATGACTTTTATCCAGGATTGTGCTCGTTCAAGGAGCACATTATTTCTACACCAAACGCAATAACAAACTAA
- the LOC131294855 gene encoding antigen 5 like allergen Cul n 1-like yields the protein MGSWQVKGIVLIFGLVLVSAGGQYCSRDLCPHGGPHVGCDAPPYAGGSRCRGMGAARKVVLSPQMQSYILDQHNLNRSNLALGKIRPYPQAVKMPTLVWDTELAELADANARSCNYGHDRCRATKQFPYAGQNIAITKYFGYKFTEKQLVLKFISSWFGEYLDARPQHVAKYPTSYNGKPIGHFTQIASDRSTKVGCSLWFWKDGQYDVYYFVCNYSVTNIMDKSVYQAGPAASKCQRGRNSKFPGLCNPGEKPRTLMDS from the exons ATGGGTTCCTGGCAGGTAAAAG GGATTGTTCTCATTTTCGGTCTCGTGCTGGTGAGCGCGGGCGGACAGTATTGCAGCCGTGACCTGTGCCCTCACGGAGGGCCTCACGTCGGTTGTGACGCACCACCGTACGCCGGGGGATCTCGATGCCGTGGAATGGGAGCTGCCAGGAAGGTGGTGCTTTCGCCACAGATGCAGTCATACATTCTAGACCAGCACAACCTCAACCGGTCCAACTTGGCGCTGGGTAAAATCCGACCCTACCCGCAGGCAGTCAAAATGCCCACCCTCGTGTGGGACACGGAGCTGGCCGAGCTGGCCGACGCGAATGCACGCTCCTGCAACTACGGTCACGATCGCTGCCGCGCCACCAAGCAGTTCCCGTACGCCGGCCAGAACATTGCAATCACGAAGTACTTCGGCTACAAGTTCACCGAGAAGCAGCTGGTGCTGAAGTTTATCTCCAGCTGGTTCGGCGAGTATCTCGATGCACGCCCGCAGCACGTCGCCAAGTACCCCACGTCGTACAATGG AAAACCGATCGGACACTTCACGCAGATCGCTAGCGATCGCAGCACGAAGGTAGGATGCTCCCTGTGGTTCTGGAAGGACGGCCAGTACGACGTTTACTACTTCGTCTGCAACTACTCGGTCACGAACATTATGGACAAATCGGTGTACCAAGCCGGGCCAGCCGCGTCCAAATGTCAACGTGGTCGGAACTCCAAGTTCCCAGGACTCTGCAATCCGGGCGAGAAACCACGTACCCTGATGGACTCGTAG